In Mesotoga sp. BH458_6_3_2_1, a single window of DNA contains:
- a CDS encoding glycosyltransferase: MPGLNHKSYDIVIGIPSFNNSNTIKYVVETAAKGLGQFFPSLRGCIINSDGGSTDNTEKVFYSASSNGTDLLSFRYRGISGKGSAMRSIMEKALTLDAQAVVFLDSDLRSVEPFWIDRLARPIFEKNAAYVTPYYIRHKYDGTITNSICYPLTTTLYGKKIRQPIGGDFGVGREMLDYYTSVSEETWKSDVSRFGIDIWMTTSAINEARGSIYQAALGTKIHDVKDPGKQLGNMFREVVGTLFSLMQRYEDFWRAVTVYSESPIYGEVAAGVPESVEVDLGNMILKCYEGIKEQEAFIGEILGSGISHELFLLGKASAMIDDDLWVRIIYRIASRYRNVALRKRLIELLVPLYFGRVASFVSRTEEKTQEDAEKETDRLLEKFVSAKDELMSIWEKSSE; this comes from the coding sequence ATGCCTGGACTGAATCACAAATCATATGACATAGTAATCGGAATACCTAGTTTTAACAACTCGAATACTATCAAATACGTTGTCGAGACAGCAGCAAAAGGTCTTGGTCAGTTTTTCCCATCGTTGAGAGGGTGTATCATCAATTCAGACGGAGGATCGACGGACAATACGGAAAAGGTTTTCTATTCAGCTTCCAGTAATGGAACGGATCTGCTGTCTTTCAGATACCGGGGGATCTCCGGAAAGGGAAGCGCAATGAGATCGATAATGGAGAAAGCCCTCACTCTCGATGCTCAGGCAGTAGTATTTCTCGACTCGGATTTAAGAAGCGTAGAACCTTTTTGGATAGATAGACTTGCCCGGCCGATTTTTGAAAAGAATGCCGCGTACGTTACCCCTTACTACATACGACACAAGTACGACGGAACGATAACCAACAGCATATGCTACCCTCTCACAACGACCCTTTACGGAAAGAAGATAAGACAACCTATTGGAGGAGATTTCGGTGTAGGCAGAGAAATGCTTGACTATTACACCTCCGTATCTGAGGAGACGTGGAAATCCGACGTTTCCAGGTTTGGAATCGATATCTGGATGACCACTTCTGCAATCAATGAGGCGAGAGGGAGTATATACCAGGCAGCTTTAGGTACGAAAATTCATGACGTGAAGGATCCAGGCAAGCAGCTTGGAAATATGTTCAGAGAAGTCGTCGGCACTCTGTTTTCCCTAATGCAGAGGTATGAAGATTTCTGGAGAGCGGTGACAGTTTACTCTGAATCGCCAATCTATGGTGAAGTGGCAGCTGGAGTTCCAGAATCGGTAGAAGTCGATTTGGGGAATATGATTCTCAAGTGTTATGAGGGCATTAAAGAGCAAGAGGCCTTTATTGGGGAGATCCTTGGATCGGGAATTTCTCATGAGCTGTTCCTTCTTGGAAAAGCCAGCGCGATGATTGATGATGATCTATGGGTTAGAATCATATACAGGATTGCTTCAAGATACAGAAATGTTGCACTTAGGAAGAGATTAATTGAGTTGCTCGTTCCTCTTTATTTTGGGAGAGTTGCGAGTTTTGTTTCGAGAACTGAGGAAAAGACTCAAGAGGATGCCGAAAAGGAAACCGACAGACTCCTTGAGAAGTTTGTGAGCGCAAAGGATGAGTTGATGTCAATATGGGAGAAGAGTTCAGAATAA
- a CDS encoding MurR/RpiR family transcriptional regulator, with translation MGEEFRITEKLKAMIKGLNPAEKKAAKYIIDFPDDVIHHSISELSVLAGTSETTIFRLSKKLSFNGYQAFKIQLARELSSETPSISADKNKLISDLIEALNQQNHLIDEVQLDRIASRIVKASRLIFFGVASSGIVAEFGATLFMRAGFSTAFYTDPHLQIMTAVSLNKGDIVFGISASGNIRDTVKSIEVASDSGAYTVAITGGIGSRIVSVSTETVYVAQGGHETGIPLLQPRVCQLAVIQLLLEKSIRLRNGTMQTLEKVDRTLDKKRYI, from the coding sequence ATGGGAGAAGAGTTCAGAATAACAGAGAAACTCAAAGCGATGATAAAAGGATTAAATCCAGCTGAGAAGAAGGCTGCGAAGTACATTATCGATTTTCCGGATGATGTGATTCACCATTCAATTAGCGAGCTTTCAGTACTTGCCGGGACCAGTGAGACCACTATCTTCAGATTATCAAAAAAGTTGAGTTTCAATGGCTACCAGGCTTTCAAGATCCAACTGGCAAGAGAGCTTTCGAGTGAAACTCCATCGATTTCTGCCGACAAGAACAAGTTAATTTCAGATCTTATTGAAGCACTGAATCAGCAGAATCATCTAATTGACGAAGTCCAGCTTGACAGAATCGCAAGTAGAATTGTGAAGGCAAGCAGGCTAATATTCTTCGGAGTGGCTTCTAGCGGAATAGTGGCGGAATTTGGAGCCACTCTCTTCATGAGGGCGGGCTTTTCAACAGCTTTCTATACTGATCCTCATTTACAAATAATGACGGCCGTTTCTTTGAACAAAGGCGACATTGTTTTTGGGATTTCTGCCAGCGGAAATATCAGAGATACGGTCAAGTCAATCGAAGTAGCCTCTGATTCTGGAGCATATACTGTAGCGATTACGGGTGGGATCGGATCAAGAATTGTCAGCGTTTCTACTGAGACGGTCTATGTTGCCCAGGGAGGGCATGAGACTGGGATACCACTTCTTCAACCAAGAGTATGCCAGCTTGCTGTGATTCAACTCTTGCTCGAGAAGTCGATAAGGCTTCGAAACGGAACAATGCAGACACTGGAAAAAGTCGATAGAACACTTGATAAGAAGAGATACATCTGA
- a CDS encoding MEDS domain-containing protein codes for MKFGSHSIALYNNNEAFRVVLDSILGEGLSNNVKILCLGAESEFRVLKKTLLDRESSIDELLEAKSLELVETTQSYLRQGTFDPNGSIMFLEKAVMNALKEGFEGLYVAGTGTPILESGARIERLLEYEASVNDLVEELPLGATCLYDTARMDRKNVLEISRLHPYVYRMGEFSMNDDYCTAPDRAIGFDIASRLDICRGTADSLLQMFKIKSIYVEAHEDNVSRLAVAIADEMGLDSFTKTCIEMAGKIHDVGMISLFLDMISRPGPLQSFEWKLLQEHPRTGFELTKGVPFPDKVSNAILQHHERMDGSGYPNGLTGSEISLEGCILAVSEVVSAMSFYRPYRTTHGVKFALAEIVKNSGSLYHADVVESCLTVFRKGFSFG; via the coding sequence ATGAAATTCGGATCTCACAGTATTGCTTTATATAACAACAATGAAGCCTTCAGAGTTGTGCTTGACTCCATTTTGGGCGAAGGTCTGTCGAATAACGTCAAGATCCTCTGTCTGGGGGCCGAATCGGAATTCAGAGTTTTGAAGAAAACCCTTCTTGACAGAGAAAGCAGTATCGACGAATTGCTGGAAGCGAAGTCTTTGGAACTTGTGGAAACAACTCAATCGTACCTAAGACAAGGGACTTTCGATCCAAATGGCTCTATCATGTTTCTTGAAAAGGCGGTAATGAATGCTCTAAAAGAAGGATTCGAAGGCCTTTACGTGGCAGGAACTGGCACTCCGATCCTCGAATCGGGAGCAAGGATTGAAAGGCTTCTTGAGTACGAAGCATCCGTCAATGACTTGGTCGAAGAATTACCATTGGGGGCAACCTGTCTATACGATACAGCAAGAATGGACCGAAAGAATGTTCTTGAGATCTCTAGGCTTCATCCATACGTTTATCGAATGGGGGAGTTTTCAATGAATGATGATTACTGCACCGCTCCTGATAGAGCTATAGGGTTCGATATTGCCAGCCGTCTTGATATCTGCAGGGGGACCGCCGATTCGCTGCTACAGATGTTCAAAATCAAGAGCATCTATGTGGAAGCACATGAGGATAATGTCTCAAGGCTTGCGGTGGCTATAGCCGATGAGATGGGTCTTGACTCCTTTACAAAAACCTGTATAGAAATGGCAGGAAAGATTCACGATGTTGGCATGATTTCACTGTTTCTTGATATGATTAGCAGGCCAGGCCCTCTCCAAAGTTTTGAGTGGAAGCTTCTTCAAGAACATCCAAGAACCGGATTCGAACTTACCAAAGGCGTTCCATTTCCGGACAAAGTCTCAAATGCGATTCTTCAACATCACGAAAGGATGGACGGCTCGGGATATCCAAATGGTTTAACTGGCTCGGAAATAAGTCTTGAAGGATGTATTCTTGCAGTATCAGAGGTAGTTTCAGCAATGAGCTTCTATAGACCCTACAGGACCACCCACGGAGTGAAGTTTGCTCTTGCTGAAATCGTGAAGAACAGTGGATCTCTTTATCATGCCGACGTAGTAGAGTCTTGTCTCACCGTTTTCAGAAAGGGCTTTTCTTTTGGGTAG
- a CDS encoding cell wall metabolism sensor histidine kinase WalK: MNKSLLDELSEGIMIVDEGLVISYANSSAKKMLGEIEGLALPDALHVQGISKIVDSLISGLHHSTDTVFVRDEITHYLRIKVSPPYIIAKNITSEKLFESAKMDFVNSIVHEFSTPLAVINGYVQLLMDRNSELPTDVSETIDRISRSTGRLSRLVEELGILSNLELQNYRVKVETVNLRELVDEAIGDLQAKWNRKRLEIITTVSPDTYAAVDSMLLFRVISNLISNAVKYSSVGDTINVVSREEESNIYISVKDYGIGIKSDELPRIFERFYRASNARTSGSSGLGLGLSLVKHALNLINGTIDVRSRYMMGTTVTITFPKNM; the protein is encoded by the coding sequence GTGAACAAATCGTTGCTCGATGAGCTAAGCGAGGGGATCATGATAGTCGATGAGGGCCTTGTGATTTCATACGCGAACTCATCTGCGAAAAAAATGTTGGGCGAAATTGAAGGGTTGGCTCTCCCGGACGCTCTTCATGTTCAAGGCATTTCGAAGATCGTCGATAGTCTCATCTCAGGGCTTCATCATAGTACAGATACTGTTTTTGTAAGAGACGAGATCACTCACTATTTAAGAATAAAGGTCTCTCCACCATATATAATTGCTAAAAATATCACAAGCGAGAAGCTGTTCGAGAGTGCCAAGATGGATTTCGTCAATTCAATCGTTCATGAATTTTCGACACCGCTAGCAGTAATAAACGGCTACGTCCAGCTGCTTATGGACAGGAACAGTGAACTGCCCACCGATGTCTCTGAGACAATCGATAGAATATCCAGATCAACAGGAAGACTTTCAAGACTCGTCGAAGAGCTTGGCATACTATCTAACCTCGAACTGCAGAACTACAGAGTGAAAGTCGAAACAGTAAATCTAAGAGAGCTTGTAGATGAAGCCATAGGCGACCTTCAAGCCAAATGGAATCGGAAGAGACTCGAGATCATCACAACTGTGTCGCCGGATACTTACGCGGCCGTTGACTCTATGCTCCTTTTCAGAGTAATATCCAACCTCATCTCGAATGCTGTCAAGTATTCGAGTGTTGGGGATACAATTAACGTGGTTTCTCGTGAAGAAGAGTCTAATATCTACATCTCCGTTAAGGATTATGGAATAGGCATTAAGAGCGACGAACTCCCCAGAATATTCGAAAGATTCTATCGAGCGAGCAACGCGAGGACATCGGGATCGTCTGGTCTTGGACTGGGGCTATCTCTGGTCAAGCACGCTCTAAATCTAATTAATGGAACGATAGACGTCAGGTCAAGATATATGATGGGAACAACTGTAACCATCACTTTTCCCAAGAACATGTAA
- a CDS encoding response regulator transcription factor — MKVLIVDDDLDILNIVRTACESESMETSAAANAEELWTVLRAGKPDVILLDIMLPDANGLDLVKKIRMKYSRIPIIFLTARKSDLDMILGLELGADDYVTKPFNPRALVARIKAVMRRSEISGTLEETLTIGDAIVNLKSYTVTRNGKSEELTRREFELLKLLAENPARVFTREELLDKVWGIDFFGDFRTVDVHISKLREKVGEGFIKTVRGVGYKFVLGEQK; from the coding sequence TTGAAGGTATTGATTGTTGATGACGATCTCGATATTCTGAATATTGTCAGGACGGCTTGTGAGAGCGAAAGCATGGAGACTTCAGCCGCTGCAAATGCAGAAGAGCTTTGGACGGTTCTGCGCGCGGGAAAACCAGACGTCATACTTCTCGACATTATGCTGCCAGACGCAAATGGTCTTGACCTGGTTAAGAAAATCCGGATGAAGTATTCCAGAATTCCAATAATATTCTTGACCGCAAGAAAATCTGACCTCGACATGATTCTCGGACTTGAGCTTGGCGCAGATGATTATGTCACTAAACCTTTTAACCCAAGAGCTTTGGTAGCAAGAATCAAAGCTGTAATGAGAAGAAGCGAGATATCTGGCACTCTTGAAGAAACGTTGACGATAGGCGATGCGATTGTGAATTTAAAATCGTATACAGTGACCAGAAATGGAAAGTCAGAAGAGCTGACGAGGCGAGAATTCGAATTGCTTAAGTTACTCGCAGAAAACCCTGCGAGAGTCTTCACTAGAGAAGAGTTGCTGGACAAAGTATGGGGAATTGATTTCTTTGGAGACTTCAGAACGGTGGATGTTCATATAAGCAAATTGAGGGAGAAGGTTGGAGAAGGTTTTATAAAAACAGTGAGAGGCGTTGGCTACAAATTTGTCCTTGGAGAACAGAAGTGA
- the phoU gene encoding phosphate signaling complex protein PhoU produces the protein MTPERQRHLEAGFNRLKSMLSDMMENVRSSIQRAIDALDRLDGDLARTVIENDEVIDDLQRKMDTEICNYIGRFQPLAEDLRYVLTMMKLATDLERIGDLAVNIAEVAVRYENQTLVKPLIHIKKMTAVVEKMLEEVIDAYYNKDTEAAKRVWNEDSKVDEYYLYIKSEVRDKLISMSDSGAIGQLLDLLLVSRFLERAGDHATNIAEEIYYIEKGESLKEEMRR, from the coding sequence ATGACACCAGAGAGACAAAGACATCTTGAAGCAGGCTTCAACAGGCTCAAATCAATGCTTTCAGACATGATGGAGAACGTAAGATCTAGTATTCAGAGAGCCATCGATGCGCTGGACAGACTTGATGGCGACCTTGCAAGAACTGTTATCGAAAATGATGAAGTTATTGACGACTTGCAGAGAAAAATGGATACGGAAATCTGCAATTACATTGGCCGATTTCAGCCTCTGGCAGAAGACCTCAGGTATGTTCTGACAATGATGAAGTTGGCTACTGATCTCGAAAGAATTGGCGATCTTGCTGTAAACATTGCTGAAGTCGCAGTTAGATACGAGAACCAGACTTTGGTCAAGCCCCTCATACACATAAAGAAGATGACTGCCGTTGTGGAAAAGATGTTGGAAGAGGTAATTGATGCTTATTACAACAAGGATACGGAAGCAGCCAAGAGAGTGTGGAATGAGGACAGTAAGGTTGATGAATACTATCTGTATATCAAGAGTGAAGTGAGAGACAAGTTGATAAGCATGTCTGACTCCGGCGCAATTGGTCAGCTTCTTGACCTCCTGCTAGTATCAAGGTTTCTGGAAAGAGCCGGCGACCACGCGACGAATATTGCTGAAGAGATCTACTACATAGAAAAGGGTGAGAGTCTTAAGGAGGAAATGCGACGTTGA
- the pstB gene encoding phosphate ABC transporter ATP-binding protein PstB, producing MTEPIFKIENLNVFYGEKHALKEVTCDIPQRKVTAVVGPSGCGKSTFLKVLNRMNDLIPSYRHTGSVKLLGNEILDMDPVLLRKHIGMVFQKPNPFPKTIQENVTYGPRIHGIKNRQVLREITEKSLRQAALWDEVKDELKKNATNLSGGQQQRLCIARALSVEPDVLLLDEPTSALDPIATQRIETLIEELSEKYTIVIVTHNLQQALRISDYVMFFYVGELVEFDTTEKITSNPKDQRTSDYLRGIFS from the coding sequence ATGACTGAACCAATATTCAAGATAGAAAACCTAAATGTCTTCTATGGCGAGAAGCATGCTCTTAAAGAAGTCACCTGTGATATACCTCAGAGAAAGGTAACTGCAGTGGTAGGTCCATCAGGCTGTGGAAAATCGACCTTTCTGAAAGTTTTAAACCGAATGAATGACTTAATTCCTTCATACAGGCATACCGGTTCTGTCAAGCTCTTAGGCAATGAAATTCTCGACATGGATCCTGTATTACTCAGGAAGCATATCGGGATGGTATTTCAGAAGCCAAACCCTTTTCCAAAGACAATACAGGAAAACGTCACTTATGGGCCAAGAATTCATGGCATAAAGAACCGCCAAGTTCTGCGTGAAATAACCGAGAAATCACTAAGACAAGCTGCTCTATGGGACGAAGTCAAAGATGAACTGAAGAAGAATGCAACAAATCTGTCGGGAGGTCAGCAACAAAGACTCTGCATAGCAAGGGCTCTTTCTGTAGAACCCGACGTCCTCCTTTTGGACGAGCCGACGAGTGCTCTTGACCCTATTGCTACTCAGAGAATAGAAACGTTAATAGAAGAACTCTCTGAAAAGTATACTATTGTTATAGTAACCCATAATTTGCAGCAGGCGCTGAGGATCTCGGATTATGTTATGTTCTTTTATGTTGGAGAGTTAGTAGAGTTTGATACGACGGAAAAGATTACTTCAAATCCCAAGGATCAAAGGACAAGCGACTATCTGAGAGGAATCTTTAGTTGA
- the pstA gene encoding phosphate ABC transporter permease PstA, translating into MTIDRIAKIVFGIISYLLVAIILLIVGFLILSGLDDINLEFLTSFPRNSMTEGGIWPSILGTAYFLLIALLFSVPVGILAAVYLSEYSKENRLQRLVLTANNILAGIPSVVFGMFGLSLFSITFGFGTSVISGGLTLGIMSLPYIISNTHESLVAVPKSYREASMALGANKAETTFKIVIPASSSRILTGVIIAIGRIIGETAPLLFTGAAFYITRNPTSPFEPAMALPTHIFVLSAIYPDNVTPKLEGSISVLLIIVVALFMSVAIRRRRESRKMEG; encoded by the coding sequence ATGACAATTGATCGAATTGCGAAGATAGTTTTTGGAATCATATCCTATCTTCTGGTGGCCATAATTCTTCTGATCGTCGGGTTCCTCATATTATCAGGTCTGGATGATATAAACCTTGAGTTTCTGACTTCATTTCCAAGAAACTCAATGACTGAGGGTGGAATCTGGCCTTCAATATTGGGGACTGCCTATTTCCTGTTGATAGCTCTTCTTTTCTCGGTACCCGTTGGGATTCTCGCAGCAGTATACCTTAGTGAATATAGTAAAGAGAATCGTCTGCAACGTCTAGTGCTGACGGCAAACAATATTCTTGCAGGAATACCTTCAGTCGTCTTTGGAATGTTCGGTTTATCACTTTTCTCAATCACATTTGGATTCGGAACTTCAGTTATTTCAGGAGGCCTGACACTCGGAATTATGTCCCTTCCGTACATAATTTCCAATACTCATGAGAGTCTTGTAGCAGTTCCGAAATCATATAGAGAAGCATCAATGGCCTTGGGTGCCAACAAAGCTGAAACAACCTTCAAAATTGTTATACCGGCATCCTCTTCAAGAATACTTACCGGAGTAATCATAGCAATTGGAAGAATAATTGGTGAGACCGCGCCGTTGCTTTTCACAGGAGCTGCATTTTATATAACCAGGAATCCTACTAGTCCTTTTGAACCGGCGATGGCTCTTCCTACTCATATTTTCGTGCTATCCGCTATATATCCTGACAATGTAACTCCAAAGTTGGAGGGAAGCATATCCGTTCTCTTGATCATCGTAGTGGCACTGTTCATGTCGGTTGCAATCAGAAGAAGAAGGGAATCTCGGAAGATGGAGGGATGA
- the pstC gene encoding phosphate ABC transporter permease subunit PstC, translating into MSRKRIDLFSRLSVTVAALLTMVILFGIFFFLISDGVKVFGKISLKDFFLSTRWYPTYEDAEYGILALLSGTLAVTGLTLLVSIPLGFISAIFLAEFSNRKTHDFLKYVFELTAGIPSVVLGSFGLKYISRWLMELFPMKVWTGLNILNASLMLSVLAMPYFVTLIEDALKAVPVDQKEASLALGANMTSTLFRVLIPQARSGILNAIILGTNRIIGETMVVLMIAGGATMIPQSIFDPVRPLTAAIAGEMGEVELASTHYFALFMIGVVLLTISLIFTVTAMRLKRGMKR; encoded by the coding sequence TTGAGTAGGAAGAGAATTGACCTTTTCTCAAGACTGTCAGTAACTGTCGCTGCCCTACTAACAATGGTTATTCTGTTCGGAATATTCTTCTTTCTAATATCTGACGGCGTAAAAGTCTTTGGAAAGATATCATTAAAAGACTTTTTCCTCAGTACTCGCTGGTACCCAACATACGAGGATGCCGAGTATGGCATCCTCGCTCTCCTGTCAGGGACTCTTGCAGTCACAGGACTTACCTTGCTTGTCTCTATTCCGCTGGGGTTCATATCCGCAATTTTCCTTGCAGAGTTCAGTAACAGGAAGACTCACGATTTCCTGAAGTACGTTTTTGAGCTTACGGCAGGAATACCTTCTGTAGTACTGGGAAGTTTCGGTCTGAAGTATATATCAAGATGGTTGATGGAACTATTTCCGATGAAAGTGTGGACCGGACTGAATATTCTAAACGCCTCTTTGATGCTTTCTGTTCTTGCAATGCCTTATTTCGTCACGCTGATTGAAGATGCGTTGAAGGCCGTTCCAGTAGATCAGAAAGAAGCCTCTCTGGCGCTCGGTGCCAATATGACCTCAACTCTTTTCAGGGTACTAATTCCACAGGCCAGAAGTGGAATTCTCAACGCAATCATTCTTGGAACGAATAGAATAATTGGAGAGACGATGGTGGTTTTAATGATTGCAGGGGGTGCAACCATGATTCCACAATCGATCTTCGATCCGGTAAGACCCCTAACAGCTGCAATAGCAGGTGAAATGGGAGAAGTGGAGCTTGCAAGTACTCATTACTTCGCCCTCTTCATGATAGGAGTAGTCCTTCTGACGATTTCTCTTATCTTCACAGTTACAGCAATGCGCTTGAAGAGAGGAATGAAAAGATGA
- a CDS encoding PstS family phosphate ABC transporter substrate-binding protein, with translation MKSFGIVVVLLILVGTTLGSTLVIKGSNTVYPVAQLWAEAYKEINPDVEISIEGAGSSTGIKALFNGQTDIANSSRWIKTSEIEQMNQDGKYFIPFIVAYDGIAIVVNKSLEIENITVQQLYDIYSGKVTTWNQIDSSLPKVRIVPMSRDNASGTFEYFVEHVMKGEKLAPQVQQLASTRAEVEQVMQNRYAIGYIGMGYITEDVKALTVENIEPTVANVNSGAYPISRPLFMFVDATDGLPTGIIGEFLRFALSPEGQSAVLSVGYVNAYGMK, from the coding sequence TTGAAGAGTTTTGGCATTGTAGTTGTTCTACTCATATTAGTTGGAACGACACTCGGTTCTACACTCGTTATTAAGGGCTCCAACACTGTGTATCCTGTCGCCCAGTTATGGGCCGAAGCTTACAAAGAAATCAATCCAGATGTTGAAATATCGATTGAGGGTGCGGGGTCTTCAACCGGTATCAAAGCCCTGTTCAACGGACAGACGGACATCGCAAATTCCAGTAGATGGATCAAGACTTCTGAGATCGAACAGATGAATCAAGATGGTAAGTACTTCATCCCATTCATCGTTGCTTACGATGGGATAGCAATTGTCGTCAACAAGTCTCTTGAGATTGAAAACATAACCGTTCAACAGCTTTACGATATTTACTCGGGAAAGGTCACCACATGGAATCAGATCGATTCCTCGCTGCCGAAAGTGCGAATCGTACCCATGTCCAGGGACAATGCATCAGGAACATTCGAGTACTTCGTTGAGCACGTGATGAAGGGCGAAAAGTTAGCGCCGCAGGTTCAGCAGCTTGCATCGACGAGAGCAGAAGTTGAACAGGTTATGCAAAATCGCTATGCCATTGGTTATATCGGAATGGGATACATTACCGAAGACGTAAAAGCTCTTACAGTAGAAAATATCGAACCAACCGTGGCTAACGTAAACTCCGGTGCATACCCAATATCTAGGCCACTATTCATGTTTGTTGACGCAACCGATGGGTTGCCTACAGGTATCATAGGTGAATTTCTGAGATTCGCTCTCTCTCCGGAAGGTCAGTCAGCGGTTCTCAGTGTGGGCTATGTAAACGCTTACGGTATGAAGTAG
- a CDS encoding metallophosphoesterase: protein MKKYIVTFSLFLLIFAQTFSVYLNDVSQDGVTVNWFTEEPSNSYLIVYDGSNESIFSEQEVTLHRFRVSGLQPGMSYAYTVKSEKEGEVIYRKGGILTTAPLNKTPFSFAAYGDSRSNKSGHLEVAQAIANENVPLVIHTGDIVYGDDLIEEWISFFEVVEVLSDCVFYSAIGNHESEASNYTRFFAFPGNKRYYSFWYGDIFFVCLNTNEAFDKYSQQHAWLLTQLEEAKEKNPAFVIVYFHHPPYSYGAHGDHVYLKQYLVPVFESYKVDLVLNGHDHGYQRIERNGVTYIVTAGGGAPLYEIGSGDGLIASAEAHHYMLFNYTLDGLTVYAKTESGLILDSFYISRRD, encoded by the coding sequence TTGAAAAAATACATTGTTACCTTTTCCTTGTTCTTACTGATCTTCGCTCAGACATTTTCGGTATACTTGAACGATGTTTCTCAAGACGGAGTTACAGTTAACTGGTTCACCGAAGAGCCTTCTAACTCTTATCTAATCGTCTATGATGGCTCCAATGAGTCGATATTTTCAGAACAGGAGGTAACCCTTCACAGATTCAGAGTATCCGGTCTTCAACCTGGAATGAGTTACGCATATACCGTAAAAAGTGAGAAAGAAGGCGAAGTGATCTACAGGAAAGGCGGTATCCTTACAACAGCTCCTCTCAATAAAACACCGTTTAGCTTCGCAGCCTACGGAGACAGCAGGAGTAATAAAAGCGGTCATCTAGAAGTTGCTCAAGCAATCGCAAATGAAAACGTTCCACTCGTTATTCATACGGGTGATATCGTCTACGGAGACGATCTTATAGAGGAGTGGATTAGTTTCTTTGAAGTCGTCGAAGTTCTGTCAGATTGTGTTTTCTACAGTGCTATTGGGAATCATGAATCAGAAGCATCCAATTACACGAGGTTCTTTGCTTTCCCCGGGAACAAGAGGTATTACAGCTTCTGGTATGGTGATATTTTCTTTGTATGTCTAAACACAAACGAAGCTTTCGACAAATACTCTCAGCAACATGCATGGCTTCTAACACAACTCGAGGAAGCTAAAGAAAAGAACCCCGCATTTGTTATTGTTTACTTCCACCACCCCCCCTACAGTTACGGAGCACATGGCGATCATGTTTACCTGAAACAATACCTAGTTCCTGTGTTCGAAAGCTACAAAGTGGATCTGGTTCTAAATGGCCATGATCACGGATACCAGAGAATCGAGAGAAACGGCGTTACCTACATCGTTACTGCCGGAGGCGGCGCTCCGCTCTATGAAATCGGCTCAGGCGACGGTTTGATAGCCTCCGCAGAGGCACACCACTACATGCTGTTCAACTACACTCTAGATGGATTGACTGTATACGCAAAGACAGAGTCTGGTTTGATACTTGATAGCTTCTACATTTCGAGACGCGATTAA